Proteins from a genomic interval of Plasmodium reichenowi strain SY57 chromosome 13, whole genome shotgun sequence:
- a CDS encoding translocation protein SEC63, putative, producing MSQFRDTFTKDSKKEPLLSYDDSAFIFFAGTVLICVLIPCTYVYLKNIIKRIFKNDYYNLKKSKNNSTYRSCTCSLCKQKQEKRNKNTRIWERIGYAKIIQFFLLVLFWGLLYILINEMLNTKPMQTFDPFEILEVSIGASVGEIKKAYRLKSLKYHPDKNPNDTSAAAKFILITKAYQALTDEISKENYEKYGNPDGPGMMKVGIGLPKLLIDEKYQLLILSIFFLIFLVFIPATFIIYYQKQKQYGPNGVKIETLQYLTYTINENSRSKSFPEMLAATAESRDIEMKKDDEQYIKTLMEELIEPKKRTFKIPVITKNYFLILAHMQRRHDLLSEDLKKDLEHILKFSLLITHSMIEISILRDWFLTAQSALTFRRCLIQAFEAKNSSLLQIPHFDENIVRHVHKGKFSVKEVLDFVHQDHENRKGLVDMDPDQILDVKSFCNTIPDIKMTAHIVVEDETHIVKGDVASVYVQIDRSNLMENEAAGYIHAPYFPQPKFEEWWIIATYKNDDRILKYVHVKNCEKIIEEKLQFLVDKVGNLAVSVFALCDSYFGCDQKVDIPFKAYSKTEIKREIFVHPEDIELDNEPTLFQQMLGDINKKRVSSDDEDDDDNEQGKNKNNSNNKVMKKNASADQENYVPEDDANDESDDD from the coding sequence atGTCACAATTTCGTGATACGTTTACTAAAGATAGTAAAAAAGAGCCATTATTGAGTTATGACGACTCGgcatttatttttttcgCAGGAACAGTATTAATTTGTGTATTGATACCATGTACATATGtgtatttaaaaaatataataaaaagaatatttaaGAATGATTATTACAATTTAAAGAAATCTAAGAATAATAGTACTTATCGGTCATGTACATGTTCGTTATGTAAGCAAAAACAAGAGAAacgaaataaaaatacaagaATATGGGAAAGAATAGGATATGCAAAAATAAttcaattttttcttttagTCCTATTTTGGGGGctgttatatatattgataaatGAGATGTTAAATACGAAACCAATGCAGACATTTGATCCGTTTGAAATATTAGAAGTAAGTATAGGAGCAAGTGTTGgagaaataaaaaaagcATATCGATTGAAATCTTTAAAATATCATCCTGATAAAAATCCAAATGATACATCAGCAGCTgcaaaatttatattaattacAAAGGCTTATCAAGCTTTAACTGATGAAATATCAAAAGAGAATTATGAAAAGTATGGTAATCCAGATGGACCTGGTATGATGAAAGTTGGTATTGGGTTACCTAAATTATTGATTGATGAGAAGTATcaattattaatattatcaatattttttttaatatttcttgTATTTATTCCTGctacatttattatatattatcaaaagCAAAAACAATATGGACCTAATGGTGTAAAAATTGAGACATTACAATATTTGACATATActataaatgaaaatagTCGATCTAAATCATTTCCAGAAATGTTAGCAGCAACGGCTGAAAGCAGAGATAtagaaatgaaaaaagacgatgaacaatatataaaaacattgATGGAAGAATTAATTGAACctaaaaaaagaacatttaaaattcctgttattacaaaaaattactttttaatattagCACATATGCAAAGAAGGCATGATTTATTATCAGaagatttaaaaaaagatttagaacatatattaaaattttctttattaataaCACATAGTATGATTGAAATAAGTATTTTAAGGGATTGGTTTTTAACAGCTCAATCAGCATTAACATTCAGAAGATGTTTAATACAAGCTTTTGAAGCAAAAAATTCGAGCTTATTACAAATACCACATtttgatgaaaatattgTTAGACATGTACATAAAGGAAAATTTTCAGTTAAAGAAGTATTAGATTTTGTACATCAAGATCATGAAAATAGGAAAGGATTAGTTGATATGGATCCAGACCAAATATTAGATGTTAAATCTTTTTGTAATACAATTCcagatataaaaatgacTGCACATATTGTAGTAGAAGATGAAACACATATAGTCAAAGGAGATGTTGCTTCAGTTTATGTACAAATCGATAGATCTAATTTAATGGAAAATGAAGCAGCTGGTTATATACATGCACCCTATTTTCCACAACCAAAATTTGAAGAATGGTGGATTATTGCTACgtataaaaatgatgatcgtatattaaaatatgtacatgTTAAAAATTgtgaaaaaattattgaaGAAAAATTACAATTTCTTGTAGATAAAGTAGGAAATCTAGCAGTCTCTGTTTTTGCCTTATGTGATTCATATTTCGGTTGTGATCAAAAAGTAGATATTCCATTTAAAGCTTATTCAAAAACAGAAATTAAAAGAGAAATATTTGTACATCCTGAAGATATCGAACTAGATAATGAACCTACATTATTTCAACAAATGCTTGGAgatattaacaaaaaaagagTAAGTAGCGACGACgaagatgatgatgataatgaacaaggaaagaataaaaataattcaaataataaagttatgaaaaaaaatgcaTCAGCAGACCAAGAAAATTATGTCCCAGAGGATGATGCAAATGATGAATCGGATGATGATTGA
- a CDS encoding hypothetical protein (conserved Plasmodium protein, unknown function), with protein sequence MSRLGNLINHCRNQYCCDDSMNCLNNHNDILLNGMCSKCCNIEHVLNMYRNELHRSYDEYNCNVCPLNSDNLTHKRTEQISDNTYINSINYSNDIINSDNKIKISQCSENADSNKFSMDKKIIKNNYDCNVPFFLNSSICTKNVKFPEFECAEKYNNYENVYDKNKTIYPIQNYESNNEILNINNPNHSNNSNNSYMELLHENGNNTYSFNKRGYNEMKTQKILTSTYDEKDNLKISKKKEKCLSSNNVNIPVEIFNKCKNANDKSTEKTKTFEIKTNRPHDIKSASINNDDIKNYRNQRKEEKDQLKCEKIKERSRSENECNQINDIRPYEKKLKSYSLDDIQKGKVDIPQIIFKKLPMHINADNIIESYKNNNKLLKFMEDCNKSTSLILKYPEIQKKGKHRKEQKTYKLPFEYSSFISNKLGSTIIYEDKFDRKNYHPHVKNLHMSKEFEKHVFNILKNKKLMGKKLFHKSNKFKMYNYNNENGFWISNIDKQRLVCPEKNDSYITELIYDKCDNYYQEMDILKKCENYDNIIPSIEQFYKDNNFYYFLRKEKMYTGSIQPVIATIMKRYDLKQGHM encoded by the coding sequence atgtcACGCTTAGGCAACTTAATCAACCATTGTCGTAACCAATATTGTTGTGATGACTCAATGAATTGTTTAAATAACCATAATgatattcttttaaatgGAATGTGCTCCAAATGTTGTAATATAGAGCATGTTTTGAACATGTATAGAAATGAATTACATCGTTCATACGATGAATATAATTGTAATGTGTGTCCCTTAAATAGTGACAACCTAACACATAAAAGGACTGAACAAATCAGTGATAACACATACATTAATAGCATAAATTATTcaaatgatattattaattcagacaataaaattaaaatttctCAGTGTAGCGAAAATGCTGattcaaataaattttctatggataaaaagataattaaaaataattatgattGCAATGTAccttttttcttaaattcGTCCATATGTACAAAAAATGTGAAGTTCCCAGAATTTGAATGTGCcgaaaaatataataattacgAGAATGTgtatgataaaaataaaacaatatatcCCATACAGAATTATGAGAGcaataatgaaatattaaatattaataatcCAAACCATTCGAACAATTcaaataattcatatatgGAATTGTTACATGAGAATGGTAATAATACCTACTCCTTTAATAAACGTGGATATAATGAAATGAAaacacaaaaaatattaacaaGTACATATGATGAGAAggataatttaaaaataagtaaaaaaaaggaaaaatgTCTATCAAgtaataatgtaaatattcCAGTAGAAATATTTAACAAATGCAAAAACGCAAATGATAAATCAAcagaaaaaacaaaaactTTCGAAATAAAAACCAACAGACCACATGATATTAAGAGCGCaagtataaataatgatgatataaaaaattatagaaatcaaagaaaagaagaaaaggATCAGTTAAAAtgtgaaaaaataaaggaaaGAAGTCGTAGCGAAAATGAATGTAACCAAATAAATGACATTCGTCcttatgaaaaaaaattaaaaagcTACTCATTAGATGATATACAAAAAGGAAAAGTTGACATACCacaaattatttttaaaaaattaccCATGCATATAAATGCAGATAACATAATTgaatcatataaaaataataacaaattattaaaatttatgGAAGATTGTAATAAATCTACAAGtcttatattaaaatatcctgaaatacaaaaaaaaggaaaacatagaaaagaacaaaaaacGTATAAATTACCTTTTGAatattcatcatttatTAGTAATAAACTAGGATCtactattatatatgaagaCAAATTTgatagaaaaaattatcatcCTCATGTGAAAAATTTACATATGAGTAAGGAATTTGAAAAACatgtttttaatatattaaagaataaaaaattaatgggaaaaaaattatttcataaaagtaataaatttaaaatgtataattataataatgaaaatggATTTTGGATTAGTAATATTGACAAACAACGCCTAGTATGTCcagaaaaaaatgatagTTATATTACAGAATTGATTTATGACAAGTGcgataattattatcaagaaatggatatattaaaaaaatgtgaaaattatgataatatcATTCCATCTATAGAACAATtttataaagataataacttttattattttctaagaaaagaaaaaatgtaCACTGGTAGTATACAACCAGTAATAGCAACAATAATGAAAAGATATGACTTAAAGCAGGGACATATGTGA
- a CDS encoding hypothetical protein (conserved Plasmodium protein, unknown function), with amino-acid sequence MRGSTINDMVDSSFDYKSDYSREDKNDLSSSVKSLSSIDEINIKKRKDCTYNTFDENFFKSHCDVDEHTYQESYMSDINKRKNLPSYLSKTKTLEKRDSCEDYKLRGNKMNSLKCDRLNSLRSDKLNSLRSDKLNSLKSDKLNSLRSDKINSLKSDRLNSLRSDKMNSLKCDRLNSLRSDKIQSLRSDKINSLRSDKINSLRSDRIRSLKHYKLKKEKRIKDERMKYIYKSYRSCPLKETEKTGIWIIDTVNEALDNLYDMNEKDSYFKNIDIIESEMEDKNNKDMDEVNDLEDVHISCKDINENMKIKWPDFLKLNNLIYYNHILNIYEGIRNIFNKYEKEKKKNKINENGDEKYDEEDNIYDDENSIHEDHNRTDEKHKYKDKHKFKNILNNNILKNKSNRLSLPKFPYKDLKDRCISKCYKNLPEIHIINDENNMSQNIKEQGDDNEECDGEFPIQFVSPPELIRGLKERYIEFCDIIGDHLEYMEENGKYSFKEYCMEVSRVFTNHIIDLVSLSHVPHFVYTLLDNFQGCIKNLSFEKINLRDPNRKQDHFDNESVNHIIIQPYKCNINDDDKNYNKYDHNELFYGNNMIYNNSYNTQMHNNNMQANYSVPVDLSCNNSISNFNSTMVVNNNKDNNDNINGNNNDNINGNSNDNINGNNNDNINGNNNDNINGNNNDNINGNNNDNINGNNNDIINGNNNNDNNNNNNNSCNDYNYNYNCSYNENGYNNNKNKTFSLHPNYMFNNNSHKYDYMRNNLHNKENVISQNYHSLPTYTRTYTNNRNKLMNNIISSEHISSKYNDIKNKSYNNNNNNLNILSRKCKTSSMNLPQLTKEDQFNNQEEDYNFEKSSTNNSEINTNTETNMYMNNSFNITSQTENYYTSNSLPLNNSFHNMGPKISKVETNDFLECKSNYTSRYHN; translated from the coding sequence ATGAGGGGTAGTACTATAAACGATATGGTGGACAGCTCATTTGATTATAAAAGTGATTATTCTCGTGAAGACAAAAATGATTTATCATCTTCTGTAAAAAGCCTTTCTTCTATagatgaaataaatattaagaaaagaaaagattgtacatataatacttttgacgagaatttttttaaatccCATTGTGACGTAGATGAACACACTTACCAAGAAAGTTATATGAGTGATATTAACAAAAGGAAAAATCTGCCTTCTTATTTAAGCAAAACAAAAACATTGGAAAAACGAGATTCTTGTGAAGATTATAAATTGAGAGGTAATAAGATGAATAGCCTAAAATGTGACAGGTTGAATAGCTTGAGGAGTGATAAATTAAACAGCTTGAGGAGTGATAAATTAAACAGCTTGAAGAGTGATAAATTAAACAGCTTAAGGAgtgataaaataaatagcCTAAAAAGTGATAGATTGAATAGTTTAAGGAGTGATAAAATGAATAGCCTAAAATGTGACAGGTTGAATAGTTTGAGAAGCGATAAAATACAGAGCTTGAGAAGCGATAAAATAAACAGCTTGAGGAgtgataaaataaacagCTTGAGAAGTGACCGTATTCGTAGTTTAAAACATTACAAAttaaagaaagaaaaacGAATTAAAGACGAACGgatgaaatatatttataagaGTTATAGATCTTGCCCATTGAAGGAAACAGAAAAAACAGGTATATGGATTATCGATACAGTAAATGAGGCCTTagataatttatatgatatgaatgaaaaagatagttattttaagaatatagatataataGAAAGTGAAATGGAAGATAAGAACAATAAAGATATGGATGAGGTAAATGATTTAGAAGATGTTCATATATCATGTAAggatataaatgaaaatatgaaaataaaatggccagatttcttaaaattaaacaatcttatatattataatcatatattgAACATTTATGAAGgtataagaaatatttttaataaatatgaaaaagaaaaaaaaaaaaataaaataaatgaaaacGGTGATGAGaaatatgatgaagaagataatatatatgatgatgaaaatagTATTCATGAGGATCATAATAGAACAGAtgaaaaacataaataCAAAGATAAACATAagtttaaaaatattcttaataataatatattaaaaaataagtcTAATAGATTGTCTTTACCCAAATTTCCATACAAAGATTTAAAAGATCGTTGTATATCcaaatgttataaaaacTTACCAGAAATACATATCATcaatgatgaaaataatatgtcacaaaatataaaagaacaAGGGGATGATAATGAGGAATGTGATGGGGAGTTTCCCATTCAATTTGTATCACCTCCTGAATTAATTCGTGGTTTAAAAGAAAGATATATTGAATTTTGTGATATTATAGGAGATCATTTAGAATATATGGAAGAAAATGGAAAGTATAGTTTTAAAGAATATTGTATGGAAGTTTCTAGGGTTTTTACGAACCATATTATTGATTTAGTATCCTTATCACATGTACCtcattttgtatatacGTTATTGGATAATTTTCAAGgatgtataaaaaatttgtcttttgagaaaataaatttaagAGACCCGAATAGAAAACAAGATCATTTTGATAATGAAAGTGTGAATcacataataatacaaccatataaatgtaatattaatgatgatgataaaaattataataagtATGATCataatgaattattttatggaaataatatgatatataataattcttaCAATACTCAAATGcataataacaatatgCAAGCAAATTATTCAGTACCGGTAGATTTATCTTGTAATAATTCGATATCAAACTTTAATTCTACGATGGttgtaaataataacaaggataataatgataatattaatggtaataataatgataatattaatggtaatagtaatgataatattaatggtaataataatgataatattaatggtaataataatgataatataaatggtaataataatgataatataaatggtaataataatgataatattaatggtaataataatgatattataaatggtaataataataatgataacaataataataataataatagctgcaatgattataattataattataattgtagttataatgaaaatggttataataacaataaaaacaaaaccTTTTCTTTACATCCCAATTATATGTTCAACAATAATTCACACAAATACGATTATATGAGAAATAACCTGcataataaagaaaatgtgATATCACAAAATTATCATAGCTTGCCAACATATACAAGAACATATACAAACaatagaaataaattaatgaataatataatatcgAGTGAACATATTTCATCcaaatataatgatatcaaaaataaatcttataataataataataataatttaaatatattatctagAAAATGTAAAACTAGTAGTATGAATTTACCACAACTAACAAAAGAAGATCAATTTAATAATCAAGAGGAAGattataattttgaaaaatCGAGTACTAATAATTCAGAAATTAATACAAATACAGAAACCAATATGTATATGAATAActcatttaatataacCAGCCAAACCgaaaattattatacatcAAATTCTTTGCCTCTAAATAATTCATTTCATAATATGGGACCAAAAATTAGTAAGGTCGAAACAAATGATTTCTTAGAATGTAAAAGTAACTACACCTCAAGGTATCACAACTGA
- a CDS encoding hypothetical protein (conserved Plasmodium protein, unknown function) — MHDTFYNNSKLSGRVTNPRTSHFNYTQKYDDALNSECKTSTITKCSSNINTPSIYNEQVIYHPTLVPRVSVISPYTPGIIQRKYNCLNSFPCLHAPSKIKDSTMNIKSNNPSSIRYINKSPCIYNNKEALLLDNFNQKYCNDNILLVEKNMDHPHANNKILMRSNMTLDNNLLLTKKNKKINNDNYSNSRSSSRDPKYVICEKQKNVKQQYLMNEPFKKRITKVNSHTTDMTNKINELIKEKNQEIKKLEESIQTEMNLNKIEDEHNVDNQKLKEELLDQKIKYQETLKHLKKVETEKRNLKSNLNVRDRVLNKLEKEVSSVDHENELLLKLKENNATLDDVHHIFKYLYGNAKNLVEKNLKETQKKDNKNNTYKVLYNSNLFNNNKNNGHNNFDERNSDNNINDNINSDDDNDFVLKEKNSIKNEHNNKKNKNRNDLDILKTTVVELEKEIIDLKEENKNVNFKYENTFQALSELRKDTLEYMESIVSRDMRIAYMESMLQKCEKDLSKLRDQYTKQQIINRQQVEKFTSEIKIVEKQSSHLQSMIQEKDSQIVLLKKEIVRNDMLIKQYEERNKELQKELRLMCNNLENVIEASNKKDLFMNELEKQIRENEVHRQHAYLKEVAKNRKIHADMKFKEILYDKSSKHQSDELHDLKKELYLNQIQMQKAKEAFQILKNVPKSETKTKQKCETKDIETSSFNNFSEYKNEKESENMTFETKDSTDAGTEYNIKNTTTKKKKKQTKLSA, encoded by the coding sequence ATGCATGACACTTTTTATAACAATAGTAAATTATCAGGAAGGGTTACTAACCCTAGAACAAGTCATTTTAACTATACCcaaaaatatgatgatgCATTAAATTCCGAATGCAAAACATCAACAATAACAAAATGTTCaagtaatataaatacacctagtatatataatgagCAAGTTATATATCATCCAACGTTAGTACCTCGAGTATCTGTTATAAGTCCTTATACTCCTGGTATAATTcaaagaaaatataattgtCTTAATTCATTTCCTTGTTTGCATGCACCtagtaaaataaaagattcaacaatgaatataaaatcaAACAACCCCAGCTCtataagatatattaataaatctccttgtatatataataataaggaaGCACTTTTATTAGATAATTTTAATCAAAAATATTGTAATGACAATATTTTGTTAGTAGAGAAAAATATGGATCATCCTCATGCAAAcaacaaaatattaatgaGATCAAATATGACACTAGACAATAATTTGCTTTtaaccaaaaaaaataaaaaaataaataatgataattatagTAATAGTAGAAGTAGTAGTAGAGATCcaaaatatgttatttgCGAAAAACAGAAAAATGTGAAACAACAATATCTAATGAATGAACcgtttaaaaaaagaataacAAAAGTAAATTCTCATACAACAGATATGACAAACAAAATTAATGAAttaattaaagaaaaaaatcaagaaattaaaaaactAGAAGAATCTATACAAACCGAAATGAATCTTAACAAAATAGAAGATGAACATAATGTAGATAatcaaaaattaaaagaagaaCTATTAGAccaaaaaattaaatatcAAGAAACATTAAAACATCTCAAAAAAGTAGAAACagaaaaaagaaatctAAAAAGTAATCTAAATGTTAGAGATAGAGTACTAAACAAGCTGGAAAAAGAAGTCAGTTCAGTTGATCATGAGAATGAGCTTTTGTTAAAATTGAAGGAAAATAATGCAACCTTAGATGATgttcatcatatttttaaataccTGTATGGCAATGCTAAGAATTTAGTTGAAAAGAATTTAAAGgaaacacaaaaaaaagataataaaaataatacatataaagTGTTATATAACTCAAACctatttaataataataaaaataatggacataataattttgatgAAAGGAACTCGGATaacaatattaatgataacATCAATTcagatgatgataatgattTCGTTCttaaggaaaaaaattctataaaaaatgaacataataataaaaaaaacaaaaatagGAATGATTTGGATATACTAAAAACAACAGTTGTTGAattagaaaaagaaattatcgatttaaaagaagaaaataaaaatgtaaattttAAGTATGAAAATACCTTTCAAGCTCTAAGCGAATTAAGAAAAGATACCTTAGAATATATGGAATCCATTGTATCTCGTGATATGAGAATAGCTTATATGGAAAGTATGTTACAGAAATGTGAAAAGGATTTATCTAAATTAAGAGATCAATATACTAAACAACAAATAATTAATAGACAACAGGTTGAGAAATTTACATCAGAAATTAAAATAGTAGAAAAACAATCATCACATTTACAATCCATGATACAAGAGAAAGATTCACaaattgttttattaaaaaaagaaatcGTACGTAATGATATGCTTATCAAACAATATGAAGAACGAAACAAAGAATTACAAAAGGAACTTAGATTAATGTGTAACAATTTAGAAAATGTAATTGAAGcttcaaataaaaaagatttATTTATGAATGAACtagaaaaacaaataagAGAAAATGAAGTACATAGACAACATGcttatttaaaagaagtagctaaaaatagaaaaattCATGCTGATATGAAATTTAAAGAAATTCTATATGACAAATCATCAAAACATCAGAGCGATGAGTTAcatgatttaaaaaaagaattatatttaaatcaAATACAAATGCAAAAAGCAAAAGAAGCTTTTCAAATACTTAAAAATGTACCCAAATCAGAAACAAAAACTAAACAAAAATGTGAAACCAAAGATATAGAAACGtcttcatttaataatttctctgaatataaaaatgaaaaagaatCAGAAAATATGACATTTGAAACTAAAGATTCTACTGATGCTGGAActgaatataatattaagaaTACTACAAcaaagaagaaaaaaaagcaaACAAAATTAAGTGCATga